In the genome of Paenibacillus antri, one region contains:
- a CDS encoding DUF262 domain-containing protein — protein MSLEPIPIRKLIQRTMSGEIRIPAFQRGFVWSSEKVAFLLDSIYNGYPVGSILLWRTREQLASDRDLGPFILPEPPDQYPMDYVLDGQQRLTSLFGVFQTELTPSTSGDWFDVYFDIRDKQFLAIADREYVESHHFPLNTLFDSVKYRRATESFSDDEKQVVDEVQERFKEATIPVETVETPSREHVAIIFERINRAGIPLDTYQLLTAWTWSTEFDLKEKFQLLADELEPFGFGEIDSEPDLLLKCCSAVVTNSAAARDLINLNGPEVRERFEEIRNGILLSIEFLRTQLHIYSMKVLPYPAMIIPLTKFFATTRTAGTGYTEVQRRQLIKWFWRTCFARRYSSSLDRAQASDIAAMAALRVDGNQDISRFPCNVDSTFFLNNQFYLGALNTKIFIVMLAQKLPRSFLSGAAVNLAEVLKLCNRTEFHHIFPKNFLDRNGIGPKEQNVLANLCFLSNADNQRIKARSPQEYKEWIDRDQYNVILDSGLIPRDGLDLAYTDFLRERATLLTEFANTLI, from the coding sequence ATGTCTCTTGAACCTATTCCCATAAGAAAACTGATCCAAAGAACTATGTCTGGGGAAATAAGAATTCCAGCTTTTCAAAGAGGATTTGTATGGAGCTCTGAAAAGGTAGCATTTTTGTTAGATAGCATTTATAATGGCTATCCCGTCGGTTCAATTTTATTATGGAGAACTAGGGAACAATTAGCATCTGATAGGGATCTCGGTCCATTCATACTCCCTGAACCACCTGACCAGTATCCAATGGATTATGTTCTCGACGGCCAACAAAGACTAACTTCATTATTTGGTGTATTTCAAACAGAACTTACTCCTTCGACAAGCGGTGATTGGTTTGATGTGTACTTTGATATTAGAGACAAGCAATTCCTAGCGATTGCAGATAGAGAATATGTCGAGAGTCATCATTTTCCATTAAATACGCTGTTTGATTCAGTAAAGTACAGACGTGCAACAGAGAGTTTTAGTGATGATGAAAAGCAAGTGGTTGATGAGGTACAAGAAAGATTTAAAGAGGCAACAATTCCCGTTGAGACAGTAGAGACCCCTTCAAGGGAGCATGTTGCGATTATATTTGAGAGAATAAATAGAGCAGGTATTCCCCTGGATACTTACCAACTGCTCACGGCTTGGACATGGAGTACTGAATTCGACTTGAAGGAAAAGTTTCAGTTGCTCGCGGATGAACTCGAACCCTTTGGCTTTGGTGAAATCGATAGCGAACCAGACCTCTTATTAAAATGTTGCAGTGCCGTAGTTACAAACAGTGCTGCAGCAAGGGATTTAATTAATCTAAACGGTCCTGAGGTTCGTGAACGGTTCGAAGAGATTAGAAATGGAATATTACTATCCATTGAGTTTTTAAGAACACAACTTCATATCTATTCGATGAAGGTCTTACCTTATCCAGCTATGATTATTCCACTAACAAAGTTTTTTGCGACTACGAGGACAGCCGGCACCGGCTATACCGAAGTTCAGCGCAGACAGTTAATAAAGTGGTTCTGGAGAACGTGCTTTGCTAGACGATACTCAAGTAGTCTTGATAGAGCGCAAGCTTCTGATATAGCGGCAATGGCTGCATTAAGAGTTGACGGGAATCAGGATATATCCCGATTTCCATGTAATGTGGACTCCACCTTCTTTTTGAATAATCAATTCTATTTAGGTGCACTTAACACAAAAATATTCATTGTCATGCTTGCTCAGAAGCTACCAAGAAGTTTTCTATCAGGGGCGGCGGTAAACCTAGCGGAAGTTCTGAAGTTGTGCAACAGAACAGAATTTCATCATATTTTCCCTAAAAATTTTTTGGACCGGAATGGGATTGGCCCGAAAGAACAAAATGTTTTGGCCAATTTGTGCTTCTTGTCTAATGCAGACAACCAAAGAATAAAGGCAAGATCACCTCAAGAATATAAAGAATGGATTGACCGTGATCAATATAATGTTATTTTGGATAGCGGTTTAATACCAAGGGATGGACTAGATCTTGCCTACACGGATTTCTTGAGGGAAAGGGCAACTTTACTAACTGAGTTTGCAAATACACTAATTTAA
- a CDS encoding ATP-binding protein, translating to MVPDDFAKPVKRFAYYDAEQSFKHPTIRRHVILTGPRRVGKSTIIYQMIHDALDKQVSARNILYVSFDHPMLKISGIDRILKVFINNLAIDENISLFLDEIQYAQDWNCWLKAIYGQNPNYRVMATQSVTPDRDDNMPESGVGRWVQIRIPTLSFYEYLELRGIEVATLPDKIKPTALSELSARDLNELMGKLQPLERHFHRYLLIGGFPEIALSDDVSYAQRIIREDVVDKVLKRDMVALFNVRHIDELERIFLYLSMTTGNIIEAATISNHMDITRPTVLKYLNFLELANLIYMGYPVDMAGKKALKAKPKVYLADAAIRNAVLLQGVRKCCMIRSRWG from the coding sequence ATGGTTCCTGATGATTTCGCCAAGCCCGTGAAGCGGTTCGCATACTATGACGCAGAGCAGAGCTTCAAGCATCCGACGATTCGGCGCCATGTGATCTTAACCGGGCCAAGACGTGTTGGGAAGTCGACGATCATATATCAGATGATCCACGATGCGTTGGACAAGCAGGTGTCAGCAAGGAACATCCTCTACGTGTCATTCGATCATCCGATGTTAAAGATTTCAGGGATCGACCGAATCCTCAAAGTGTTCATTAACAATTTAGCCATTGACGAAAACATCTCACTTTTTCTAGACGAGATTCAATACGCACAAGATTGGAACTGCTGGTTGAAGGCCATCTACGGCCAAAACCCAAACTATCGAGTGATGGCAACGCAATCGGTCACTCCAGACCGAGACGACAATATGCCCGAAAGCGGCGTCGGACGCTGGGTCCAAATCAGAATTCCGACGCTCTCCTTCTACGAATACCTTGAACTGCGCGGGATCGAGGTCGCGACACTACCCGATAAGATTAAGCCGACAGCTCTAAGCGAGCTGAGCGCCAGGGATCTGAATGAACTCATGGGCAAGCTGCAGCCGTTGGAGAGACATTTTCATCGATATCTTCTGATTGGTGGGTTTCCGGAAATTGCGTTGTCGGACGATGTGTCGTATGCCCAGCGAATTATTCGCGAGGATGTCGTGGATAAGGTGCTGAAGCGGGACATGGTGGCGTTGTTCAATGTTCGGCATATCGACGAGCTGGAGCGAATCTTTCTGTACCTCTCCATGACGACGGGGAATATCATCGAGGCGGCGACGATCTCGAACCATATGGATATTACGCGTCCGACGGTGCTGAAATACTTGAACTTCCTGGAGCTTGCGAATCTCATCTATATGGGGTATCCGGTGGATATGGCGGGGAAAAAGGCGCTGAAGGCCAAGCCGAAGGTGTATCTCGCCGATGCGGCGATTCGGAATGCCGTGCTGCTGCAGGGCGTGAGGAAGTGTTGCATGATCCGGAGCAGATGGGGATGA
- a CDS encoding NHL domain-containing protein gives MLVALAVMLAIGGVPLLSDDWESRAYAADHFTIDTVAGTGVLGNTGDGGPATSAQINTAYHVAVDDDGNLYIPIYLNHVIRKVDTAGNITTVVGTGVEASIFVPSGDGGPATSATLRFPTSVAFDSEGNMYITEIGFERVRKVDKDGIITTVAGSSKGQLGYDGDGGLATFALLNRPVDVAVDHEDNLYIADLFNNVIRKVDTENGIITTVAGNGIAGYSGDGGPAVSAQLNTPYSIDFDGNGNMYIADRNNNRVRKVDTSGNISTVAGTGSNVSSGDGGPATAAGLAFPTGITVDDDGTVYVVASNSNTVRKISPAGIITTIAGTGVAGDSGDGGPATSAQLKVPLGIDMDDDGNLYVSDYGNHKIKKLEAVTHTVTFDKNGGDTEATPATLNVRDGETATALPAPPTRSGYAFAGWNTLPNGGGTVFDATTVVSGDVTVYAQWGPPNAPANLRATPGNGQATLAWDTVTSAVYYSLYIGTASGAYDPMPFTTVTGVTYTATGLVNDTTYYFAVKAHNAAGASGFSNEASATPRAPEPSSPPAPPSDSDSGSGRPTIQVVDGNDDSLVSNADIVRSTAGDGRRQASVELTKEQAARAIDKLGAHESVFAKMLIPDDIDGNVKLSVAFPKASADLLSEGGIRMEIAAKQARVVIPNTTFEGVTDELRFRVVQAGEEDIESIEKAATTDPLVLEAARGGKVETVGHPTTIGSNATGDGYEAILPLTGAPLSDEQLKSVAVFASYDDGTKALARGSIVPYDGEDRLGIRFPVSAGKTGTFAVIRWMHPEHQAFLFGYADGTFAPDRNVTRAEIAAMLVRVFDRDEDATPGAFPDVGDGHWAKAYIDRASGRSLMIGYPDGSFKPDATITRAEMASAIAPLLPEASGASAGFTDTEGSWAKAVIERADAAGIVNGYEDGTFRPNSTLTRAEAVAMLDRLLGRGPLIGAPQQWPDVTQAHWAYGYIQEASMDHSYEKQQDGTEKYISEP, from the coding sequence ATGCTTGTCGCGCTGGCGGTGATGTTGGCGATTGGAGGGGTCCCCCTGCTGTCGGACGACTGGGAGAGCCGCGCTTATGCGGCGGATCACTTTACGATCGACACGGTCGCAGGGACCGGAGTTTTAGGCAACACAGGAGACGGGGGGCCGGCGACTTCCGCCCAAATCAATACGGCTTACCATGTTGCCGTAGACGACGATGGCAATCTGTATATTCCGATTTACCTCAATCATGTGATCCGGAAGGTGGATACGGCCGGCAACATCACGACGGTCGTCGGCACCGGAGTCGAGGCGAGTATTTTCGTCCCTTCGGGAGACGGCGGCCCGGCGACTTCGGCTACGTTGCGATTCCCCACGTCCGTGGCCTTCGACAGCGAAGGGAATATGTATATCACGGAAATCGGCTTTGAGCGCGTACGCAAGGTGGATAAGGACGGCATCATTACAACGGTAGCCGGCTCGAGCAAGGGTCAACTGGGCTATGACGGCGACGGCGGGTTAGCGACTTTTGCCTTGCTGAACCGTCCGGTGGATGTGGCCGTGGATCACGAAGATAATCTTTATATTGCGGATCTCTTCAATAATGTCATTCGGAAGGTGGATACAGAGAACGGTATCATCACCACGGTAGCCGGTAATGGAATCGCCGGTTACTCGGGAGACGGCGGTCCGGCGGTATCGGCGCAATTGAATACGCCCTATTCCATCGACTTCGACGGCAATGGGAATATGTATATCGCAGATCGAAATAACAATCGGGTGCGGAAAGTGGATACGTCCGGGAATATCAGTACGGTGGCCGGCACGGGAAGCAACGTCTCTTCCGGCGACGGCGGTCCGGCGACGGCTGCCGGGTTGGCTTTTCCGACCGGAATTACCGTAGACGACGACGGAACGGTGTATGTCGTGGCGAGCAACAGTAATACCGTTCGGAAAATCAGTCCGGCCGGCATCATCACGACGATTGCCGGGACCGGCGTCGCCGGGGACAGCGGCGACGGCGGGCCGGCGACGTCGGCACAGCTGAAAGTCCCGCTCGGGATCGATATGGACGATGACGGGAATCTATATGTTTCGGACTACGGCAACCACAAGATCAAAAAGCTTGAAGCGGTTACCCATACGGTCACATTCGACAAGAACGGCGGGGATACGGAGGCAACCCCAGCGACCTTGAACGTGAGGGACGGCGAGACGGCGACTGCCCTCCCAGCGCCGCCGACCCGTTCCGGCTATGCGTTCGCGGGATGGAATACGCTGCCGAACGGCGGCGGAACCGTCTTCGACGCGACGACCGTCGTGAGCGGTGATGTGACCGTATACGCCCAGTGGGGTCCTCCCAATGCTCCCGCCAACCTAAGGGCTACTCCCGGCAACGGTCAAGCGACTTTGGCCTGGGACACGGTCACGTCAGCCGTCTATTACAGCTTGTATATCGGCACCGCATCAGGTGCATACGATCCAATGCCGTTCACCACGGTGACAGGGGTTACTTACACGGCAACAGGCCTTGTCAACGATACGACGTATTATTTCGCGGTGAAGGCGCACAACGCCGCAGGAGCCAGCGGATTTTCGAACGAAGCGAGCGCGACGCCGCGAGCTCCCGAACCGTCTTCGCCGCCGGCGCCGCCGTCGGATTCCGATTCCGGTTCCGGGCGGCCTACGATTCAAGTCGTCGACGGTAACGACGATTCCCTCGTATCGAACGCCGATATCGTCCGCTCGACCGCGGGCGACGGGCGCCGGCAAGCGTCGGTCGAACTGACGAAAGAGCAGGCGGCTCGGGCGATCGACAAGCTGGGGGCGCACGAATCCGTTTTCGCGAAAATGCTTATCCCGGACGACATCGACGGTAACGTCAAGTTGTCGGTGGCGTTCCCGAAGGCTTCGGCAGATTTGCTGTCCGAAGGCGGGATCCGGATGGAGATCGCCGCGAAGCAGGCGCGTGTCGTCATCCCGAATACAACGTTCGAAGGAGTCACGGACGAACTACGGTTCCGCGTCGTACAGGCCGGGGAAGAGGACATCGAATCGATCGAAAAGGCGGCAACGACGGATCCGCTCGTGCTCGAGGCCGCAAGAGGCGGCAAGGTCGAAACCGTCGGTCATCCGACGACGATCGGATCGAACGCGACCGGCGACGGATACGAGGCGATTCTGCCGCTGACCGGCGCGCCGCTCAGCGACGAACAGCTGAAGAGCGTCGCGGTCTTCGCGTCGTATGACGACGGTACGAAGGCGCTGGCGAGAGGAAGCATCGTCCCCTATGACGGCGAAGATCGGCTTGGGATCCGCTTTCCCGTCTCCGCCGGCAAGACGGGCACGTTTGCCGTTATCCGTTGGATGCATCCGGAGCATCAAGCGTTTCTGTTCGGTTATGCCGACGGGACGTTCGCTCCGGACCGGAACGTAACCCGCGCGGAGATCGCCGCGATGTTGGTCAGGGTGTTCGACCGGGATGAGGATGCGACGCCCGGAGCGTTCCCGGACGTGGGGGATGGACATTGGGCCAAGGCGTACATCGACCGCGCCTCCGGCAGGAGCCTCATGATCGGATATCCCGACGGCAGCTTCAAGCCGGACGCGACGATCACCCGGGCGGAGATGGCGAGCGCGATCGCCCCGTTGCTGCCCGAAGCATCGGGCGCAAGCGCGGGATTTACCGATACCGAAGGAAGTTGGGCGAAAGCCGTCATCGAGCGAGCGGATGCGGCAGGTATCGTGAACGGGTATGAGGACGGCACGTTCCGCCCGAATTCGACGCTGACCCGCGCCGAGGCGGTCGCGATGCTCGACAGGCTGCTGGGCCGCGGGCCGCTGATCGGAGCGCCGCAGCAATGGCCGGACGTCACGCAAGCCCACTGGGCATACGGCTATATCCAGGAAGCGTCCATGGACCATTCCTACGAGAAGCAGCAGGACGGCACGGAGAAGTACATTTCGGAACCGTAA
- a CDS encoding GyrI-like domain-containing protein has protein sequence MADYTIEHKKSFTLTAYGFSIRSNFQDMTALQKEKAEFWGKLKADGRFDKLKGAAKDDREWSVNEVYQGKPWNYFAVEAGKSVGDATRIIEFPESEYIVVAGTGEKGALFDQLTYLAFGGVLPRITDYAYIGGPNATYRIANDDGSFYGEFWVPVVKR, from the coding sequence ATGGCAGATTACACGATCGAACACAAAAAATCATTCACATTAACCGCTTATGGGTTCTCGATCCGTTCGAACTTCCAGGACATGACGGCTTTGCAGAAGGAAAAAGCCGAATTTTGGGGCAAACTCAAGGCCGACGGACGTTTCGACAAGCTCAAGGGCGCCGCGAAAGACGATCGCGAATGGTCGGTCAACGAGGTGTATCAAGGCAAACCGTGGAATTATTTCGCAGTGGAGGCCGGGAAATCCGTGGGCGACGCCACGCGCATCATCGAGTTTCCGGAGAGCGAGTACATCGTGGTCGCGGGAACCGGGGAGAAGGGCGCTTTGTTCGATCAGCTGACCTATCTTGCTTTCGGCGGCGTTTTGCCTCGAATCACGGATTACGCCTACATCGGCGGGCCGAATGCGACTTATCGAATCGCTAACGATGACGGCTCCTTCTACGGCGAGTTTTGGGTGCCTGTGGTGAAAAGATAG
- a CDS encoding helix-turn-helix transcriptional regulator has protein sequence MKKTERINLIMRYINNRAHFTIAEIQREFKISRATAIRDINEIQEMGFPLTTELGRGGGYFVMQNQYLPAVRFTPDELKAIVISFMASKNSQLPYLQNRRSITEKLIGIASQTQQDELIELNHILLFENTNPANPNLLELDDAAPPELNQLISLAVRDKHLRLTYEASPGWPQLMDVYLLHIFNSNAQWLAEVYDFDMDEFRYLPVDMLRDSAISEKKMRWSEEEIMNKKRLRSRESNLVVKLDATGIRRFKRMHPPGIILSLTGMFQSSGIFHAQLDVSDVEALAYYADWLLFLGGGIEFERIPVELRTILEERLAKLKFP, from the coding sequence ATGAAGAAAACGGAACGGATTAACCTCATCATGCGGTACATCAATAACCGCGCGCATTTTACGATTGCCGAGATTCAGCGGGAATTCAAGATTTCCCGCGCGACGGCGATTCGCGACATTAATGAGATTCAGGAAATGGGTTTTCCGCTGACGACCGAGCTTGGGCGCGGCGGCGGCTACTTCGTCATGCAAAATCAATATTTGCCCGCCGTTCGCTTCACGCCGGACGAGCTGAAGGCGATTGTGATCAGCTTTATGGCTTCGAAAAATTCGCAGCTGCCCTATCTGCAGAATCGCCGCTCGATCACTGAGAAGCTAATCGGCATCGCGTCGCAAACGCAGCAAGACGAGCTGATCGAGCTGAATCATATCTTGCTATTTGAAAATACGAATCCTGCGAATCCGAATCTTCTGGAGCTCGACGATGCGGCGCCTCCGGAGCTGAACCAACTGATTTCGCTTGCCGTGCGGGATAAGCACTTGCGCTTGACTTATGAGGCGAGCCCTGGATGGCCGCAGTTGATGGACGTTTATTTGCTGCATATTTTTAACTCGAACGCACAGTGGCTTGCCGAGGTATACGATTTCGATATGGATGAATTTCGTTATTTACCTGTTGATATGTTGCGGGATTCGGCAATTTCCGAGAAGAAGATGAGATGGTCTGAGGAAGAGATCATGAATAAAAAACGGCTTCGTTCGCGGGAGTCCAATCTTGTGGTGAAGCTGGATGCGACCGGGATTCGGCGCTTTAAGCGTATGCACCCTCCGGGGATTATTTTATCCCTTACCGGAATGTTCCAGTCCAGCGGAATTTTTCATGCTCAATTGGATGTGTCCGATGTCGAGGCGCTGGCGTATTATGCGGATTGGCTTTTGTTTTTGGGGGGAGGGATCGAGTTTGAGCGGATTCCTGTCGAGCTGCGTACGATTTTAGAAGAGCGGTTAGCAAAATTAAAATTTCCTTGA
- a CDS encoding AraC family transcriptional regulator yields MKKKWFYRMLLSYAPILLFLVLALSLFFYVKWNAETKVRIQNTNGLFTSHVASVLDSSMKTIEKSVIQMMLTDELIEDYLNSTQPTPPYTIMEISNRLADLRTMFPITGDVYIYKSSTGEVITTSALFKLDGSFQDEDFLREAIRHADPGRWTSPRQFRQFASDASQEVVSLVKRVPITSTTGKGVVVVNIKLGAIQSLMKAVNADTSSYMQLTGGDGALMYRTNEPPLAEWGVSRVESSYSGWRLTVGVPQSEERFMTVFLDGWTLPTLVTMLLSILVLTYVTHRNYKPIERIMMQIGQYTLKRSLQVGKGGNHNEFQFISIALDNLIEKTNEYEAKHQDDLLIRKRYWFYELVDGNFSLTASEWEHEAGELELPDSFRSTLVAVTVLDNHEQFLRAYNTRDRSLLKFVVQGVWNEICGNHGMTVWSEWKDADQLISILYTGQDRDPALVLHIANELRSWVAEHLQFTVSVYLGSTAEESDDIHSSYRAALQAGQYRNLHGYNKVYPATEWRLAAKGDLYVHLTTARQLVKLLRAADPAWTDLFQRLFREMRQDELLRDQCAEVVAYVFYSLEKEMSELPETLLAEWMEIFRRHPPAAILAKELNREMENSLLLFLQAMFDALREWRHAEPKMTAVEQITQYVNSHYADPDLSLDLIGDTFGLAPRLVSKLFKAGTGIRFIDYVLELRMKEAERLLKETNLSVQNIGMQVGYPQVISFIRTFKRYSGQTPGEYRKMS; encoded by the coding sequence ATGAAGAAAAAATGGTTCTATCGCATGTTGTTGTCCTACGCGCCTATTCTGCTGTTTCTGGTGCTGGCCTTGAGTTTGTTTTTTTATGTGAAATGGAATGCCGAAACGAAGGTGAGAATTCAGAACACAAACGGACTCTTCACCTCCCATGTGGCCAGCGTGCTGGATTCATCCATGAAGACCATTGAGAAATCTGTCATCCAGATGATGCTGACCGATGAGCTGATCGAAGACTATCTCAACAGCACGCAACCGACACCGCCTTATACCATTATGGAAATTTCCAATCGTCTAGCGGATCTAAGAACGATGTTTCCGATTACAGGCGACGTGTATATTTATAAATCCTCGACAGGCGAAGTCATAACGACCAGCGCATTATTCAAGCTCGACGGCTCCTTCCAAGACGAGGATTTTCTGCGGGAAGCGATTCGTCATGCGGATCCCGGAAGGTGGACGTCCCCGCGGCAGTTTCGCCAGTTTGCTTCCGACGCCTCTCAAGAGGTCGTCTCCCTTGTCAAACGGGTTCCGATTACTTCGACTACTGGAAAAGGCGTGGTCGTGGTCAACATCAAGCTCGGGGCCATCCAGAGCTTGATGAAAGCAGTTAACGCGGATACCTCGAGCTATATGCAGCTTACCGGGGGCGACGGGGCGTTGATGTACCGGACGAACGAGCCGCCGCTGGCGGAATGGGGGGTAAGCCGTGTCGAGTCCTCCTACTCCGGCTGGCGGCTTACTGTCGGCGTTCCCCAATCCGAGGAGCGGTTCATGACTGTTTTTTTGGACGGTTGGACGCTTCCGACGTTGGTTACCATGCTGCTGAGTATTTTGGTTCTTACCTACGTCACCCACCGAAACTACAAGCCGATCGAGCGGATTATGATGCAAATCGGCCAATATACGCTGAAACGCAGTTTGCAAGTCGGCAAAGGCGGAAACCATAATGAATTCCAATTCATATCGATCGCTCTGGACAATCTAATCGAGAAGACGAATGAGTATGAAGCCAAACATCAAGACGATCTGCTAATCCGGAAGCGGTACTGGTTCTACGAGTTGGTGGACGGCAATTTCTCGTTGACTGCTTCCGAATGGGAGCATGAGGCCGGCGAATTGGAGCTGCCCGACTCATTCCGGTCCACGCTTGTGGCGGTAACGGTACTTGACAACCATGAGCAATTCTTAAGAGCCTATAACACTCGCGACCGGAGTCTGCTGAAATTCGTCGTTCAGGGAGTCTGGAATGAAATATGCGGAAATCACGGCATGACCGTCTGGTCGGAATGGAAGGATGCGGACCAGCTGATTTCCATTCTATACACCGGGCAAGACCGGGATCCGGCATTGGTGCTCCACATCGCCAACGAGTTGAGGAGCTGGGTAGCCGAACACCTCCAGTTTACCGTGTCCGTCTATCTAGGCAGTACGGCCGAGGAGAGCGACGATATCCATAGTTCCTATCGAGCGGCGCTGCAAGCAGGCCAATACCGTAACCTTCATGGCTACAACAAGGTATACCCCGCAACGGAATGGAGGCTGGCCGCCAAGGGCGATTTATATGTCCATCTGACAACGGCCAGGCAGCTGGTGAAGCTGCTCCGCGCCGCCGATCCGGCTTGGACGGACCTGTTCCAACGCTTGTTCCGAGAGATGAGACAGGATGAATTGCTTCGGGATCAGTGCGCCGAGGTCGTCGCATATGTCTTCTACTCCCTGGAGAAGGAGATGAGCGAGCTTCCGGAGACGCTATTGGCGGAATGGATGGAGATCTTCCGCCGGCACCCTCCCGCGGCGATTCTGGCGAAGGAACTGAACCGAGAGATGGAAAACAGTCTGTTGTTATTCCTCCAGGCCATGTTCGACGCTTTGCGCGAATGGCGGCATGCGGAACCGAAGATGACCGCGGTGGAGCAGATTACTCAATATGTGAATAGCCACTATGCCGATCCCGACCTGTCGTTGGATCTTATCGGCGACACCTTCGGGTTGGCTCCGCGGTTGGTCAGCAAGCTGTTTAAGGCCGGAACGGGCATCCGCTTTATCGACTACGTTCTAGAACTGAGAATGAAGGAGGCGGAGCGGCTTCTGAAAGAAACGAATCTATCGGTCCAGAACATCGGTATGCAGGTAGGCTATCCACAGGTAATCTCCTTCATTCGGACATTCAAGAGGTATTCCGGCCAAACCCCGGGGGAATATCGCAAGATGTCCTAA